From one Lotus japonicus ecotype B-129 chromosome 3, LjGifu_v1.2 genomic stretch:
- the LOC130743326 gene encoding protein GAMETOPHYTE DEFECTIVE 1, with protein MGFFDLNIPYPESTRATKSTVESTRTKLAVKAMELGYTGIAYNRTIKGVMSDQHRCSITTLSLSSLLNILPVLTSSAKLHRNLLGIPSSTPFRQYTRLTVCVDNPSQAQSLNAGNPILKTYDLVAVKPSNQVAFDLACERMEVDIISIDFSTKLPFRLKLPMVKAATQRGVCFEVTYSGLIADVQIRRLLISNAKLLMDWTRGQNLVFSSGAPSVNELRGPCDVANLLSLFGLSKEQAKAAISKNCRILLANSLRKKRFFKEAIRVEALPTNAESHSNEAWHQELLKWDPISSGEGDILLDDMEKPCKASCKAIDFDSLMAGLSSKGFRIQDSLSTNKVSPVFPNNKVNFLPVTNKENQLTPLLNNVTEQPNRLDICPEQHESSLSVDITTRRVSCDTFSEKNLQCETTEAFNSKEETDTETNATKLEERLIDSDVPMDDMEKSFSTSCETSKTAEDIDFVSVDNSLPSHDFRTMDFLPANYVYPILPCNKGSLLPVSGKVNQSSPVSDNSTELPNKHDVCPQQDERSLYDKKDMHSGTIEAFNSKKEIDTQTNATKLEKLNFIDSDVNVKALDSQSDLCISSDGVLDTVKSHENGKLVRSSDDPKLGSASNDHTEEIFTPPTNIKFPALVLDKHNNEKSSDVNLNAKIVKIQEILPSEDSEVAENMVLEIKTSTHETSVEDALFDKRETDAVELDEMPQQTPFDEMQTEGDDTVPTMHLLPVTMEDNNKLGEMSTDSQFAAGQALSGRLRVKRRTSRGPLLFPLKRLLNQMPFKKKGKKIKNRIKLK; from the exons ATGGGCTTCTTCGACCTCAACATACCATACCCCGAATCCACACGCGCCACCAAGTCCACCGTTGAAAGCACCAGAACCAAGCTAGCGGTGAAGGCCATGGAACTCGGCTACACCGGAATCGCTTACAACCGCACAATCAAGGGCGTCATGTCCGATCAACACCGTTGCTCCATCACtaccctctccctctcctctctcctCAACATCCTCCCCGTCCTCACCTCCTCCGCCAAGCTTCACCGCAACCTCCTCGGAATCCCATCCTCCACTCCCTTCCGCCAGTACACGCGCCTCACCGTCTGCGTCGATAACCCCTCGCAGGCACAATCCCTCAACGCCGGTAACCCTATTTTGAAGACCTACGATTTGGTCGCTGTCAAACCCTCGAACCAAGTTGCTTTTGATTTGGCATGCGAGAGAATGGAG GTTGATATTATTTCCATTGATTTTTCAACTAAGTTACCCTTTAGATTGAAGCTGCCTATGGTTAAAGCTGCTACTCAG CGCGGGGTTTGTTTTGAAGTTACATACTCTGGTCTTATTGCTGATGTTCAAATAAGGAGACTGTTAATTTCCAATGCTAAG TTGTTGATGGATTGGACTCGTGGACAAAACCTTGTATTTTCGAGTGGTGCTCCTTCAGTGAATGAGCTTAGAGGGCCTTGTGATGTTGCAAACTTGTTGTCATTATTCGGGCTCTCCAAGGAGCAAGCTAAAGCAGCTATTTCTAAAAACTGTAG GATTCTTTTAGCCAATTCATTAAGGAAAAAACGATTTTTCAAAGAGGCAATAAGAGTTGAAGCTTTACCAACGAATGCAGAATCTCATTCTAATGAAGCTTGGCACCAAGAGTTACTAAAGTGGGATCCTATCTCCAGTGGCGAAGGTGATATCCTGCTTGATGACATGGAAAAGCCTTGTAAAGCCTCCTGTAAAGCCATTGACTTTGATTCATTGATGGCCGGCCTCTCATCTAAAGGTTTTCGGATCCAGGATTCCTTATCTACAAATAAAGTTTCCCCTGTCTTCCCAAATAATAAGGTGAACTTCTTGCCTGTTACCAATAAAGAAAATCAGTTGACACCTCTACTTAACAATGTAACTGAGCAGCCCAACAGGCTTGATATTTGTCCTGAGCAACATGAAAGCTCATTATCTGTTGATATAACAACACGTCGCGTGAGCTGTGACACTTTTTCTGAGAAAAATTTACAATGTGAAACTACTGAAGCTTTCAATTCTAAGGAGGAGACAGACACTGAGACAAATGCCACTAAGTTAGAGGAGAGACTTATTGATTCTGATGTCCCGATGGATGACATGGAAAAATCTTTTTCAACCTCATGCGAAACATCGAAAACTGCAGAAGACATTGACTTTGTTTCAGTGGACAACAGCCTTCCATCTCATGATTTTCGAACCATGGATTTCTTACCCGCAAACTATGTTTACCCTATCTTGCCATGTAATAAGGGAAGCTTACTTCCTGTTTCTGGTAAGGTAAATCAGTCATCACCTGTATCTGACAACTCAACTGAGCTACCCAACAAGCATGATGTTTGTCCTCAGCAAGACGAAAGGTCATTATATGACAAGAAAGATATGCATAGTGGAACAATTGAAGCTTTCAATTCTAAGAAGGAGATAGACACTCAGACAAATGCTACAAAGTTAGAAAAACTAAATTTTATTGATTCAGATGTCAATGTAAAAGCACTTGATTCACAATCAGACTTGTGCATCTCAAGTGATGGTGTCTTGGATACTGTAAAATCACATGAGAATGGGAAACTGGTCAGATCATCAGATGACCCCAAACTAGGTTCTGCAAGTAATGATCATACAGAAGAAATTTTTACCCCACCCACCAACATTAAATTTCCAGCCCTGGTACTTGATAAGCATAATAATGAGAAAAGCTCTGATGTCAATCTAAATGCGAAAATTGTCAAGATACAGGAAATCTTGCccagtgaagattctgaagttgCAGAAAACATGGTTTTGGAGATAAAGACATCTACTCATGAAACTTCAGTGGAGGATGCGTTATTTGACAAACGGGAAACTGATGCTGTTGAACTTGATGAGATGCCACAGCAAACACCTTTTGATGAGATGCAAACGGAAGGTGATGACACTGTTCCAACAATGCATTTATTACCAGTCACAATGGAAGATAATAATAAGCTTGGTGAAATGAGCACTGATTCTCAATTTGCCGCAGGTCAGGCATTGTCAG GTCGATTGAGAGTTAAGCGAAGGACATCTCGTGGACCACTTTTGTTCCCCTTGAAGCGATTGTTGAATCAAATGCCTTTTAAGAAGAAaggtaaaaaaattaagaacagGATTAAACTAAAGTAA
- the LOC130743325 gene encoding zinc finger protein CONSTANS-LIKE 2-like: protein MYNAHYSNIPLSSPFHELTEFDTLSQLNNNYNNNCCSSGYSSSYGGSPTSEAQASPTLMQRSVSSHSLHTNTKSNNNGTCHHPFSAFFAELLDSDQDTPAVRRVYSAGDLQRINGMQHGQSHHHHSDSPLSSESSMIIEGMNRVCRYSPEEKKMRIERYRNKRNQRNFNKKIKYACRKTLADSRPRVRGRFARNDETDQKPTVQWSHIGAAEEEDEEDESWVSIFDSIVAAANLTQESQASSSFGLLY from the exons ATGTATAATGCACACTACTCTAACATTCCATTATCATCACCCTTCCATGAACTCACCGAGTTCGACACTCTCTCCCAACTCAACAACAACTACAACAATAACTGTTGCAGCAGTGGTTACAGCAGCAGCTACGGTGGTTCTCCCACCTCTGAGGCTCAGGCAAGCCCCACCTTGATGCAGAGGAGCGTTAGCAGTCACTCCCTCCACACcaacaccaaaagtaacaatAATGGGACCTGCCACCACCCTTTTTCTGCTTTCTTTGCTGAGTTGCTAGACTCCGATCAGGACACTCCGGCGGTCAGGAGAGTTTACAGTGCCGGTGATCTGCAG AGAATTAATGGAATGCAACACGGTCaaagtcatcatcatcactcgGACAGTCCATTATCAAGTGAAAGCAGCATGATCATAGAAGGGATGAACAGAGTTTGTCGATACAGCCCAGAGGAGAAGAAAATGAGAATTGAGAGATACAGAAACAAGAGGAACCAGAGGAACTTCAACAAGAAAATTAAG TATGCTTGCAGGAAGACATTGGCAGACAGTAGGCCACGTGTCAGAGGACGGTTTGCGAGGAATGATGAAACTGACCAGAAACCTACAGTTCAGTGGAGCCACATTGGTGCTGCAGAggaagaggatgaggaagatGAGAGTTGGGTCAGCATCTTTGATTCCATAGTTGCTGCAGCAAATCTAACTCAGGAATCTCAAGCCAGTTCCTCCTTTGGTCTATTGTATTAG